A single region of the Poecile atricapillus isolate bPoeAtr1 chromosome 25, bPoeAtr1.hap1, whole genome shotgun sequence genome encodes:
- the DDX25 gene encoding ATP-dependent RNA helicase DDX25 isoform X2, whose protein sequence is MFPPHPALPALGAGSMEESGRGLRGLGRGSPPSGPGPGCPWHGLRRSGSPCAGLRCPERLGRAMARGLRLLPAPAEAEDEEKVPLAEISLMNKLIHTSLVESQQHVEILQRDPSSPLFSIKTFEELPLKEELLNGVYMMGFNRPSKIQEQALPLMLAHPPQNLIAQSQSGTGKTAAFVLAMLSRASASEKYPQCLCLAPTYELALQIGQVVRTIGKYCTDIKVNYAVRGNRVLKGTVLEEQIIIGTPGTTLDWCFKQHLLDLTKISLFVLDEADIMIDTQGLSCQSIRIHRALPKNCQVLLFSATYKEPVRAFAERIIPNPIVIKLREEELTLSNIRQYFMVCQNSDEQYKALCNLYGSFTIGQVMIFCQTRRLAVWLAGKMSQDGHQVAILTAELTVVQRASVIQRFRDGKEKVLIATNVCARGIDVQQVTTVVNFGLPTDECNEPDFETYLHRIGRAGRFGHRGIAFSMVERDSVELVHRIEEYFQTTIKQLNPYDMDELERLAAE, encoded by the exons atGTTCCCGCCCCATCCGGCGCTCCCGGCTCTGGGCGCCGGCTCCATGGAGGAGTCGGGGCGCGGGCTCCGCGGCCTCGGCCGGGGGAGCCCCCCcagcggccccggcccgggcTGTCCCTGGCATGGGCTGCGCCGCTCGGGCTCTCCCTGTGCCGGGCTGCGCTGCCCCGAGCGGCTCGGCCGGGCCATGGCCCGCGGGCTCCGCCTGCTCCCCGCACCGGCCGAGGCGGAGGACGAGGAGAAAG TGCCGCTGGCGGAGATCTCACTGATGAACAAGTTGATCCACACATCCCTGGTGGAGTCCCAGCAGCACGTGGAGATCCTGCAGCGGGACCCCAGCTCCCCACTCTTTTCCATCAAGACCTTTGAGGAGCTGCCCCT GAAGGAGGAGCTCTTGAATGGGGTTTATATGATGGGCTTCAACAGACCATCCAAAATCCAGGAGCAGGCTCTGCCACTCATGCTGGCGCACCC GCCCCAAAATCTGATTGCCCAGAGCCAGTCAGGGACAGGGAAAACAGCAGCTTTTGTCTTGGCCATGTTGAGCAGAGCCAGTGCCAGCGAGAAATACCCGCAG TGCCTCTGCCTGGCTCCCACCTACGAGCTGGCTCTGCAGATCGGGCAGGTGGTGCGGACCATTGGGAAGTACTGCACTGACATCAAGGTGAACTACGCTGTCCGGGGAAACCGAG TTCTGAAGGGCACAGTGCTGGAGGAGCAAATAATCATTGGAACCCCAGGCACCACACTGGACTGGTGCTTCAAACAGCACCTCCTGGACCTGACAAAGATCTCCTTGTTTGTGCTGGACGAGGCTGACATCATGATTGACACGCAGGGCCTGTCCTGTCAGAGCATCCGCATCCACAG ggctcTTCCCAAGAACTGCCAAGTGTTGCTGTTCTCAGCCACTTACAAGGAACCCGTGCGGGCCTTTGCGGAGCGGATCATCCCCAACCCCATCGTGATCAAGCTGCGTGAGGAGGAGCTCACTCTGAGCAACATCAGGCAGTACTTCATGGTGTGCCAGAACTCAGATGAGCAGTACAAGGCCCTCTGCAACCTCTATGGCAGCTTCACCATCGGTCAGGTCATGATCTTCTGCCAG ACCCGGAGGCTGGCAGTCTGGCTGGCAGGGAAGATGAGCCAGGACGGGCACCAAGTGGCCATCCTGACAGCAGAGCTGACGGTGGTGCAGCGGGCCAGCGTCATCCAGCGCTTCCGTGACGGCAAGGAGAAGGTCCTCATCGCCACCAACGTCTGTGCCAGAG gCATTGATGTGCAGCAGGTCACCACGGTGGTGAACTTTGGCCTCCCCACGGATGAGTGCAACGAGCCGGATTTTGAGACGTACCTGCACCGCATTGGGAGGGCAGGACGCTTCGGGCACCGCGGCATTGCCTTCAGCATGGTGGAGAGAGACAGCGTGGAGCTCGTGCACAGGATAGAGGAGTATTTCC AGACCACGATCAAGCAGCTGAATCCATATGACATGGACGAGCTGGAGAGGCTTGCAGCTGAGTGA
- the DDX25 gene encoding ATP-dependent RNA helicase DDX25 isoform X1 produces MFPPHPALPALGAGSMEESGRGLRGLGRGSPPSGPGPGCPWHGLRRSGSPCAGLRCPERLGRAMARGLRLLPAPAEAEDEEKVPLAEISLMNKLIHTSLVESQQHVEILQRDPSSPLFSIKTFEELPLKEELLNGVYMMGFNRPSKIQEQALPLMLAHPPQNLIAQSQSGTGKTAAFVLAMLSRASASEKYPQCLCLAPTYELALQIGQVVRTIGKYCTDIKVNYAVRGNRVLKGTVLEEQIIIGTPGTTLDWCFKQHLLDLTKISLFVLDEADIMIDTQGLSCQSIRIHRALPKNCQVLLFSATYKEPVRAFAERIIPNPIVIKLREEELTLSNIRQYFMVCQNSDEQYKALCNLYGSFTIGQVMIFCQTRRLAVWLAGKMSQDGHQVAILTAELTVVQRASVIQRFRDGKEKVLIATNVCARGIDVQQVTTVVNFGLPTDECNEPDFETYLHRIGRAGRFGHRGIAFSMVERDSVELVHRIEEYFPGRFPEKQPWRLFATCKGRYQYPGFLSTFFFPSFRHFFCLCLQGLVPRDLVPQLSSALAVGEEMAAVEIFPEWKLIGTC; encoded by the exons atGTTCCCGCCCCATCCGGCGCTCCCGGCTCTGGGCGCCGGCTCCATGGAGGAGTCGGGGCGCGGGCTCCGCGGCCTCGGCCGGGGGAGCCCCCCcagcggccccggcccgggcTGTCCCTGGCATGGGCTGCGCCGCTCGGGCTCTCCCTGTGCCGGGCTGCGCTGCCCCGAGCGGCTCGGCCGGGCCATGGCCCGCGGGCTCCGCCTGCTCCCCGCACCGGCCGAGGCGGAGGACGAGGAGAAAG TGCCGCTGGCGGAGATCTCACTGATGAACAAGTTGATCCACACATCCCTGGTGGAGTCCCAGCAGCACGTGGAGATCCTGCAGCGGGACCCCAGCTCCCCACTCTTTTCCATCAAGACCTTTGAGGAGCTGCCCCT GAAGGAGGAGCTCTTGAATGGGGTTTATATGATGGGCTTCAACAGACCATCCAAAATCCAGGAGCAGGCTCTGCCACTCATGCTGGCGCACCC GCCCCAAAATCTGATTGCCCAGAGCCAGTCAGGGACAGGGAAAACAGCAGCTTTTGTCTTGGCCATGTTGAGCAGAGCCAGTGCCAGCGAGAAATACCCGCAG TGCCTCTGCCTGGCTCCCACCTACGAGCTGGCTCTGCAGATCGGGCAGGTGGTGCGGACCATTGGGAAGTACTGCACTGACATCAAGGTGAACTACGCTGTCCGGGGAAACCGAG TTCTGAAGGGCACAGTGCTGGAGGAGCAAATAATCATTGGAACCCCAGGCACCACACTGGACTGGTGCTTCAAACAGCACCTCCTGGACCTGACAAAGATCTCCTTGTTTGTGCTGGACGAGGCTGACATCATGATTGACACGCAGGGCCTGTCCTGTCAGAGCATCCGCATCCACAG ggctcTTCCCAAGAACTGCCAAGTGTTGCTGTTCTCAGCCACTTACAAGGAACCCGTGCGGGCCTTTGCGGAGCGGATCATCCCCAACCCCATCGTGATCAAGCTGCGTGAGGAGGAGCTCACTCTGAGCAACATCAGGCAGTACTTCATGGTGTGCCAGAACTCAGATGAGCAGTACAAGGCCCTCTGCAACCTCTATGGCAGCTTCACCATCGGTCAGGTCATGATCTTCTGCCAG ACCCGGAGGCTGGCAGTCTGGCTGGCAGGGAAGATGAGCCAGGACGGGCACCAAGTGGCCATCCTGACAGCAGAGCTGACGGTGGTGCAGCGGGCCAGCGTCATCCAGCGCTTCCGTGACGGCAAGGAGAAGGTCCTCATCGCCACCAACGTCTGTGCCAGAG gCATTGATGTGCAGCAGGTCACCACGGTGGTGAACTTTGGCCTCCCCACGGATGAGTGCAACGAGCCGGATTTTGAGACGTACCTGCACCGCATTGGGAGGGCAGGACGCTTCGGGCACCGCGGCATTGCCTTCAGCATGGTGGAGAGAGACAGCGTGGAGCTCGTGCACAGGATAGAGGAGTATTTCC CAGGCAGATTTCCCGAGAAGCAGCCCTGGAGGTTGTTTGCAACTTGCAAGGGACGTTACCAGTACCCAGGATTCCtcagcacctttttttttccatccttcaggcattttttctgcctttgtttGCAAGGTCTTGTCCCAAGGGACCTGgtgccccagctcagctcagccctggctgtgggAGAGGAGATGGCAGCTGTGGAAATATTTCCTGAGTGGAAATTGATTGGCACTTGTTAA
- the VSIG10L2 gene encoding V-set and immunoglobulin domain-containing protein 10-like 2, which produces MERGRAPPLPWRGPWILCLLPALAGGQPLAAGDAAYEEWRATGVRGRAVEMSCGPVAAAPPAVVFWSFTPQGEGLPRAVAVGSGREVAVAPGTGMLGRVTLRNGTLELRELRVAAQGRFLCQGLFPERGRLRVGYAAVLLRVLVPVSKPFVRPTAAAAAEGAAVTLTCTVREGTEPLSFSWQHQEPRGGPSVTPAALGGSRAELQLTPANRSHTGWYICTVHNEVNNHTSDPVYLDIVYGPDEPAIRVEPFSPEQGGFSAGEREDVVLSCLAPSNPPSRYVWLHNGSQVHIGQTYVITAIARAQAGTYTCLAENSHLQTRTQATIILTVYFPPAGSPSCSALASDDQRDVALRCRWLGGFPLARLRWLGPEEEEEEEEGLMGTSFSMATRIQPGAATRNGSSFSCLASHPALPLGAACGTTLWVPSGSPTCAAAATKGDEYVMLRCRWEGGTPLVTLRWRDSAGRTLGEPAASTAVLVLSTDGSLGGREFVCSAAHPLRAAAAECRLRLEVPELEAESEVAVLEGGEARLACRQRGSSAGLGATVAWYDPKQREVTPGLAKYLLEQGETWVNLTVRDAEWPGDSGTYRCTATNAVGTASLPVRLRVDRYPAPPNVTISKLRYTRARTEVRLEWRTQGAGNLTGFVVQRRRTKKPLREAPSPWETAAGDIEPHSRDRRLGGLDPAVLYAFRVLAVNHRTAGHPSEVQTPAEPPFEAYPAVTGAAVAGMLVATAASLLAVHCIARHRESLPRLHDLLFRTAGPGAQEPVGTAEDAEAAAGGDEEARPAQGDSSAPGTAAPAEAAAAAEGDPSVPSTAAEPLSAAPGTTEEPPVNVTITVTATP; this is translated from the exons ATGGAGCGTGGTCGGGCACCGCCGCTGCCTTGGAGGGGGCCGTGGATCCTGTGCCTGCTGCCGGCGCTGGCGGGGG GGCAGCCGCTGGCGGCCGGCGACGCGGCCTACGAGGAATGGCGGGCGACGGGCGTGCGAGGCCGGGCGGTGGAGATGAGCTGTGGGCCGGTGGCCGCAGCCCCGCCGGCCGTGGTCTTCTGGAGCTTCACGCCGCAGGGAGAGGGGCTCCCGCGGGCCGTGGCCGTGGGCTCGGGCAGGGAGGTGGCCGTGGCCCCTGGCACGGGGATGCTGGGCCGGGTGACGCTGCGCAACGGGACCCTGGAGCTGCGGGAGCTGCGGGTGGCCGCCCAGGGCCGCTTcctctgccaggggctcttCCCAGAGCGGGGCCGGCTCCGTGTGGGCTACGCCGCCGTCCTCCTGCGTGTCCTGG TGCCTGTCTCCAAGCCCTTCGTGCGGCccacggcggcggcggcagcggagGGGGCAGCGGTGACCCTGACGTGCACTGTGCGGGAGGGGACGGAGCCGCTGAGCTTCTCTTGGCAGCACCAGGAGCCCCGGGGGGGTCCCTCAGTGACCCCTGCGGCGCTGGGGGGCTCCAGGGCAGAACTGCAGCTGACACCTGCCAACCGCAGCCACACGGGCTGGTACATCTGCACCGTGCACAACGAGGTCAACAACCACACCAGCGACCCCGTCTACCTGGACATCGTCT aTGGCCCTGATGAGCCGGCCATCCGTGTGGAGCCCTTCTCCCCCGAACAGGGGGGCTTCTCGGCGGGCGAGCGGGAGGATGTGGTGCTGAGCTGCCTGGCCCCCTCCAACCCCCCCAGCCGCTACGTCTGGCTGCACAACGGCTCCCAGGTGCACATCGGCCAGACCTATGTGATCACCGCCATCGCCCGCGCCCAGGCGGGCACATACACCTGCCTGGCCGAGAACAGCCACCTGCAGACCCGCACCCAGGCCACCATCATCCTCACCGTCTACT TTCCACCAGCCgggagccccagctgctctgccctggcctCCGATGATCAGCGGGATGTGGCCCTGCGCTGCCGCTGGCTGGGGGGCTTCCCCCTGGCCCGGCTACGCTGGCTGggccccgaggaggaggaggaggaggaagaggggttGATGGGGACCAGTTTTTCCATGGCCACCAGGATCCAGCCAGGGGCAGCCACCAGGAACGgcagctccttctcctgcctGGCCTCCCACCCCGCGCTGCCACTGGGGGCTGCATGTGGGACCACCCTGT GGGTCCCGTCCGGCAGCCCCACCTGCGCGGCGGCGGCCACCAAGGGTGACGAGTACGTGATGCTGCGGTGCCGCTGGGAGGGGGGCACGCCGCTCGTCACCCTGCGCTGGCGGGACAGTGCGGGCCGGACCTTGGGCGAGCCCGCAGCCTCCACCGCCGTGCTGGTGCTGAGCACGGACGGCAGCCTGGGGGGCCGGGAGTTCGTCTGTTCGGCCGCACACCCGCTgcgggccgccgccgccgagtGCCGCCTGAGGCTGG AGGTGCCCGAGCTGGAGGCGGAGAGCGAGGTGGCGGTGCTGGAGGGCGGCGAGGCACGGCTCGCCTGCCGGCAGCGTGGCAGCAGTGCCGGGCTCGGTGCCACGGTGGCTTGGTACGACCCAAAGCAGCGGGAGGTGACGCCGGGGCTGGCCAAGtacctgctggagcagggagaaacGTGGGTCAACCTGACTGTCCGGGATGCTGAGtggccgggggacagcgggaccTACCGCTGCACCGCGACCAACGCCGTGGGCACTGCCAGCCTCCCCGTCCGCCTCCGCGTGGACC GGTACCCAGCCCCGCCCAACGTCACCATCAGTAAGCTGCGGTACACTCGGGCGCGCACCGAGGTGCGGCTGGAGTGGCGGACGCAGGGCGCCGGCAACCTCACCGGCTTCGTGGTGCAGCGGCGCAGAACCAAGAAGCCCCTCCGGGAggctcccagcccctgggaaacAGCCGCCGGAGACATCGAGCCGCACTCCCGGGACCGGCGGCTGGGGGGGCTGGACCCCGCGGTGCTCTATGCTTTCCGCGTCCTGGCCGTCAACCACCGCACGGCCGGGCACCCCTCCGAGGTGCAGACGCCAG CCGAGCCTCCCTTCGAGGCCTACCCGGCGGTGACGGGGGCGGCGGTGGCAGGGATGCTGGTGGCCACCGCAGCATCGCTGCTGGCCGTGCACTGCATCGCCCGCCACCGGGAGAGCCTCCCCC ggctgcacgACCTGCTCTTCCGCAC GGCTGGTCCCGGCGCCCAGGAGCCCGTGGGCACAGCGGAGGATGCTGAAGCAGCCGCAGGCGGGGATGAGGAAGCCaggccagcacagggagacTCGTCTGCCCCGGGCACGGCAGCACCAGccgaggcagcagcagcagcagagggggaCCCGTCTGTCCCCAGCACGGCCGCAG AGCCGCTCTCGGCAGCACCAGGCACCACCGAGGAGCCACCAGTTAATGTCACCATCACCGTGACGGCGACACCGTGA